In one Halomarina ordinaria genomic region, the following are encoded:
- a CDS encoding FAD-binding oxidoreductase, giving the protein MTGDTTPPTTRLPSAALDRLRARVRGAVLSPDDDGYDDARTVWNARVDRYPGVVLRCAGVADVVAGVDVAREYDLPLAVKGGGHHVSGSAVCDDGVVLDLGPMDGVRVDPDARTARVGAGATWGVVDHETQAFDLAVPGGQDPDIGVAGLTLGVGVGWLSRVYGLTCDNLLSADVVTAAGEWVHASESEHADLFWALRGGGGALGVVTSFEFRLHEVHEVFAGSLVYPAEETRAVARRYRRFVADAPREVRLLFGSMVLPDSTVYPESVRGTRVAILIACYAGSPAEGCRVLDPLRAAGDPVMDSLRPRSYASFQRAGASGGSARTHLRSQYVETLTDPVVDAIAEFIADAPSEGATVFVSPRGGAETDPAPDATAYPHREDAHHLLVETRWNDPDRDDDHVAWVRAFHEALRPHTTGAVPLNFLPDDEPEARVRTAYGENRDRLAAVKREWDPGNLFRTERSVDPAGEDAAAGDE; this is encoded by the coding sequence ATGACCGGAGACACCACCCCCCCGACGACGCGCCTCCCGAGCGCGGCGCTCGACCGGCTCCGGGCGCGCGTCCGCGGCGCGGTGCTCTCCCCCGACGACGACGGCTACGACGACGCCCGGACGGTGTGGAACGCCCGCGTCGACCGGTACCCCGGCGTCGTCCTCCGGTGTGCGGGGGTCGCGGACGTCGTCGCGGGGGTGGACGTCGCCCGCGAGTACGACCTCCCGCTCGCGGTCAAGGGCGGCGGCCACCACGTCTCGGGCAGCGCGGTCTGTGACGACGGCGTCGTCCTCGACCTCGGCCCGATGGACGGGGTGCGCGTCGACCCGGACGCGCGGACGGCGCGGGTCGGGGCGGGCGCCACGTGGGGCGTGGTCGACCACGAGACCCAGGCGTTCGACCTCGCCGTCCCGGGCGGACAGGACCCCGACATCGGCGTCGCCGGGCTGACGCTCGGCGTCGGCGTCGGCTGGCTCAGCCGGGTGTACGGCCTCACCTGCGACAACCTCCTGTCGGCGGACGTCGTCACGGCCGCCGGGGAGTGGGTCCACGCCAGCGAGTCGGAGCACGCGGACCTCTTCTGGGCGCTCCGCGGCGGCGGTGGCGCCCTCGGTGTCGTCACGAGCTTCGAGTTCCGGCTCCACGAGGTGCACGAGGTGTTCGCCGGGTCGCTCGTCTACCCCGCCGAGGAGACCCGGGCGGTGGCACGCCGCTACCGGCGGTTCGTGGCCGACGCACCGCGCGAGGTGCGACTGCTGTTCGGGAGTATGGTCCTCCCCGACTCGACCGTCTATCCCGAGTCGGTCAGGGGGACGCGCGTCGCCATCCTCATCGCCTGCTACGCCGGGTCGCCGGCGGAGGGGTGTCGGGTCCTCGACCCGCTCAGGGCGGCCGGCGACCCCGTCATGGACAGCCTCCGGCCCCGGTCGTACGCGTCGTTCCAGCGCGCCGGCGCGAGCGGCGGGTCCGCGCGAACCCACCTCCGGAGCCAGTACGTCGAGACGCTCACCGACCCGGTCGTCGACGCCATCGCCGAGTTCATCGCGGACGCACCTTCCGAGGGGGCGACGGTGTTCGTCTCGCCGCGGGGCGGCGCCGAGACGGACCCGGCGCCGGACGCGACCGCCTATCCCCACCGGGAGGACGCCCATCACCTCCTCGTCGAGACGCGGTGGAACGACCCCGACCGGGACGACGACCACGTCGCGTGGGTCCGGGCGTTCCACGAGGCGCTCCGGCCACACACGACGGGAGCTGTCCCGCTGAACTTCCTGCCCGACGACGAACCCGAGGCCCGGGTCCGGACCGCCTACGGCGAGAACCGCGACCGACTGGCGGCGGTCAAGCGCGAGTGGGACCCCGGGAACCTGTTCCGGACGGAGCGGAGCGTCGACCCGGCCGGGGAGGACGCGGCCGCCGGGGACGAGTGA
- a CDS encoding aminomethyl transferase family protein: MPDNDGHPNHPGVDQSDRVLPRNLRQSGDPGIRMLVSTRVRKSPFFHKSFNEEGAWRCTVYNRIYHPRGLVEPEDGGAMAEYEALTNTVTLWDVAVERQIRVKGPDAEALTDYVITRDATAIEPMHGKYVILCNEDGGILNDPVLLRVAEDEFWFSISDSTLMQWLQGVNVGMDFDVEIDEIDVAPMQIQGPRSEDVMREVVGDEVSDIPYYGLLEAEVDGCEVLVSQTGFSGEKGFEIYVRDAMENAERVWDPVLETVKDHGGMQIAPGHHRRIAAGILSWGQDMDHETSPFQVNLGYQVPDEKEGDYIGKEALEEQKEAIENGEYPFNLKLVGLKMAGEPIRDYAPDFWLVSDPETGEECGYMTSPWWNPELETNIGLGFVPADKLQEATDAPLNDAVYEEEPDLEFQVHLPEEYAEEDDEPVYAKVAKVPFKESVNPSAREQAKLHARQDASDD, encoded by the coding sequence ATGCCAGACAACGACGGACACCCGAATCACCCGGGCGTCGACCAGTCTGACCGCGTCCTGCCACGGAACCTGCGCCAGAGCGGCGACCCCGGCATCAGGATGCTTGTCTCGACGCGCGTGCGCAAGTCACCGTTCTTCCACAAGTCGTTCAACGAAGAGGGGGCGTGGCGATGTACGGTGTACAACCGTATCTACCACCCGCGCGGCCTCGTCGAACCCGAAGACGGCGGCGCGATGGCCGAGTACGAGGCGCTGACGAACACGGTGACGCTGTGGGACGTCGCCGTCGAGCGCCAGATCCGCGTGAAGGGTCCCGACGCCGAGGCGCTCACCGACTACGTCATCACCCGCGACGCCACCGCCATCGAACCGATGCACGGCAAGTACGTCATCCTCTGTAACGAGGACGGCGGCATCCTGAACGACCCCGTATTGCTCCGGGTCGCCGAGGACGAGTTCTGGTTCTCCATCTCGGACTCGACGCTCATGCAGTGGCTCCAGGGCGTCAACGTCGGCATGGACTTCGACGTGGAGATCGACGAGATAGACGTCGCGCCGATGCAGATCCAGGGCCCCCGTTCGGAGGACGTCATGCGGGAGGTCGTCGGCGACGAGGTCAGCGACATCCCCTACTACGGCCTGCTGGAGGCGGAGGTCGACGGCTGCGAGGTGCTGGTGAGTCAGACCGGCTTCTCCGGCGAGAAGGGCTTCGAGATCTACGTCCGCGACGCGATGGAGAACGCCGAACGCGTCTGGGACCCGGTCCTCGAAACCGTGAAGGACCACGGCGGGATGCAGATCGCGCCCGGCCACCACCGGCGCATCGCGGCCGGCATCCTCTCGTGGGGCCAGGACATGGACCACGAGACGTCGCCGTTCCAGGTGAACCTCGGCTACCAGGTCCCCGACGAGAAGGAGGGGGACTACATCGGGAAGGAGGCCCTCGAGGAACAGAAGGAGGCCATCGAGAACGGCGAGTACCCGTTCAACCTGAAGCTCGTCGGCCTGAAGATGGCGGGCGAACCCATCCGCGACTACGCGCCCGACTTCTGGCTGGTCTCGGACCCCGAGACGGGTGAGGAGTGCGGCTACATGACCTCGCCGTGGTGGAACCCCGAACTGGAGACGAACATCGGCCTCGGGTTCGTCCCGGCCGACAAACTCCAGGAGGCGACCGACGCGCCGCTCAACGACGCCGTCTACGAGGAGGAACCGGACCTGGAGTTCCAGGTCCACCTCCCCGAGGAGTACGCCGAGGAGGACGACGAACCGGTGTACGCGAAGGTGGCGAAGGTGCCGTTCAAGGAGTCGGTCAACCCGAGCGCCCGCGAACAGGCGAAGCTCCACGCCCGCCAGGACGCGAGCGACGACTGA
- a CDS encoding helix-turn-helix domain-containing protein yields the protein MSITAKVHVKHDRMALVPTLRTLDDVRIRVITQGTTSPGMTVFPFLVEYDDRAALEAAFEADETVHDYELVDWTDGTGIYYIEHTPETKLISTAVTRANGYLVHTETRGNGWLVRLLLPDREALNAVWTYATENDITLDIVEIYGNEDASGDRSFGLTTEQKAALQLAYEKGYFSEPRDISLSEVAEEIGLSSTAMSGRLRRGMRNLVAATIADQETE from the coding sequence ATGTCCATCACAGCGAAAGTCCACGTCAAACACGACCGCATGGCGCTCGTCCCGACCCTGCGGACCCTCGACGACGTCCGGATACGCGTCATCACGCAGGGAACGACCAGCCCCGGGATGACCGTCTTCCCGTTCCTCGTCGAGTACGACGACCGGGCGGCACTCGAGGCCGCCTTCGAGGCCGACGAGACGGTCCACGACTACGAACTCGTCGACTGGACCGACGGGACGGGCATCTACTACATCGAGCACACCCCGGAGACGAAGCTCATCAGCACCGCGGTCACGCGGGCGAACGGTTACCTCGTCCACACGGAGACGCGGGGCAACGGCTGGCTCGTCCGTCTCCTCCTGCCCGACCGGGAGGCGCTCAACGCCGTCTGGACGTACGCGACCGAGAACGACATCACGCTCGACATCGTGGAGATATACGGCAACGAGGACGCCTCCGGCGACCGCTCGTTCGGCCTGACGACCGAACAGAAGGCGGCGCTGCAACTCGCCTACGAGAAGGGCTACTTCAGCGAACCGCGCGACATCTCGCTCAGCGAGGTGGCCGAGGAGATCGGCCTCTCGTCGACGGCGATGAGCGGCCGTCTGCGGCGGGGGATGCGGAACCTCGTCGCCGCCACCATCGCCGACCAGGAGACGGAGTAG
- a CDS encoding universal stress protein: MYSRILLPTDGSDGAAEAAETGLELATRFDASVHALSVIDARFVASDYDLVVEAAERDAERALDAVDELGNEYGVPVEKHLRRGVPAEEIVDAIGAYDVDLVVMGTHGRTGIDRLVHLGSVTERVVRAAPVHVTTVPLHG; encoded by the coding sequence ATGTACTCGCGGATACTCCTGCCGACGGACGGAAGCGACGGCGCGGCGGAGGCGGCCGAGACGGGCCTCGAACTGGCTACCCGGTTCGACGCCTCGGTCCACGCGCTCTCCGTCATCGACGCGCGGTTCGTCGCGTCGGACTACGACCTCGTCGTCGAGGCGGCCGAACGCGACGCCGAACGGGCGCTCGACGCGGTCGACGAACTCGGGAACGAGTACGGTGTCCCCGTCGAGAAGCACCTCCGCCGGGGCGTCCCCGCCGAGGAGATCGTCGACGCCATCGGGGCGTACGACGTCGACCTCGTCGTCATGGGGACCCACGGACGGACCGGTATCGACCGGCTCGTCCACCTCGGGAGCGTCACCGAACGCGTCGTTCGCGCCGCCCCCGTCCACGTGACGACGGTGCCGCTGCACGGGTGA
- a CDS encoding acetoacetate decarboxylase family protein: protein MSETPFDPEAYTGMPEGEHVPAPQLIKNARMLIVGYEADPEALEAALPPGLEPHPNNLVQMNMYRVPSADQTSHLDPYTLTYLTVEVADHDSRATSAAAGEMSVPGRFWVGYWNDSPQMQAYTRESSGIPALEGTCDWTEDDGQLVSTLSVAGNPVIEAEASVGDEQVDTLTGHLHYYAHRQLPDPAGGRAQVNELVEVPIPFVSELYEAEVDRVDFDFPSGSRFQRFAPDEPLSTPSVLHGTVTFTYSQGRCIRDYLTEDG from the coding sequence ATGAGTGAAACACCGTTCGACCCCGAGGCGTACACCGGAATGCCCGAGGGTGAACACGTCCCGGCGCCACAGTTGATCAAGAACGCGCGGATGCTCATCGTCGGCTACGAGGCCGACCCCGAGGCCCTCGAGGCGGCGCTCCCGCCCGGACTCGAACCCCACCCGAACAACCTCGTCCAGATGAACATGTACCGGGTGCCGTCGGCCGACCAGACGAGCCACCTCGACCCGTACACCCTCACCTACCTGACCGTCGAAGTCGCCGACCACGACAGCCGTGCGACCAGCGCGGCGGCGGGCGAGATGTCCGTCCCCGGTCGGTTCTGGGTGGGCTACTGGAACGACTCGCCGCAGATGCAGGCCTACACGCGAGAGAGTAGCGGTATCCCGGCGCTGGAGGGAACGTGCGACTGGACGGAGGACGACGGCCAGTTGGTCTCGACGCTCTCCGTCGCGGGCAACCCGGTCATCGAGGCGGAGGCGAGCGTCGGCGACGAACAGGTCGACACGCTCACCGGCCACCTCCACTACTACGCACACCGACAGCTCCCGGACCCGGCGGGCGGCCGCGCACAGGTGAACGAACTCGTCGAGGTGCCCATCCCGTTCGTCAGCGAACTGTACGAGGCCGAGGTCGACCGCGTCGACTTCGACTTCCCGTCGGGGTCGCGGTTCCAGCGGTTCGCCCCCGACGAACCGCTCTCGACGCCGTCGGTCCTCCACGGGACGGTCACGTTCACCTACTCGCAGGGGCGCTGTATCCGCGATTACCTCACCGAGGACGGCTGA
- a CDS encoding FAD binding domain-containing protein, whose protein sequence is MRRTSDPNELRIAVSGGSMGGLFTGLALRAAGHEVAVFERSDVELRSRGAGIVAQPLMLDVLRDHGTTPEHITTTTSRREYLDRNGTVERGYEEAMTFTSWDAVYRCLRESFPDDRYHSGRTTAGVDVHDGTVTVRFEEGDAVEADLAVVAEGGRSATREALLPDVEPEDAGYVAWRGVTPEAAVRPGVREQFEDTFTFYQGPDGLILAYLIPGPDGETATGRRRLNWVWYDDLERAERARLLTDADGRQRTFSVAPGDLRVDVVDGLRTDVDERLPAVFADLVAGTDRPFVQTIYDLTVPEMAFGRVCLLGDAAFVARPHTAAGTAKAAADGVELAATLDGSDVVGSLRDWAASRLAAGRRLVARGQRMGDDYMD, encoded by the coding sequence ATGAGGCGTACGTCGGACCCGAACGAACTCCGTATCGCCGTCTCCGGCGGTTCGATGGGCGGGCTGTTCACCGGCCTCGCCCTCCGCGCGGCCGGGCACGAGGTCGCCGTCTTCGAGCGGTCGGACGTCGAACTGCGAAGCCGTGGGGCGGGTATCGTCGCCCAGCCCCTGATGCTCGACGTCCTGCGGGACCACGGAACGACCCCCGAGCACATCACGACCACGACGTCGCGGCGCGAGTACCTCGACCGGAACGGGACCGTCGAGCGAGGGTACGAGGAGGCGATGACATTCACGTCGTGGGACGCCGTCTACCGGTGCCTCCGCGAGTCGTTCCCCGACGACCGCTACCACTCGGGACGGACGACCGCCGGAGTCGACGTCCACGACGGGACGGTCACGGTCCGCTTCGAGGAGGGCGACGCGGTCGAGGCGGACCTCGCCGTCGTGGCCGAGGGCGGGCGGTCGGCGACCCGCGAGGCCCTCCTCCCCGACGTCGAGCCCGAGGACGCCGGCTACGTCGCCTGGCGGGGCGTCACCCCCGAAGCCGCCGTTCGCCCCGGCGTCCGCGAACAGTTCGAGGACACGTTCACCTTCTATCAGGGACCCGACGGCCTGATTCTGGCCTACCTCATCCCCGGGCCCGACGGGGAGACCGCGACCGGCCGGCGTCGGCTCAACTGGGTCTGGTACGATGACCTCGAGAGGGCGGAGCGAGCGCGACTCCTCACGGACGCCGACGGCCGCCAGCGGACGTTCTCGGTCGCCCCGGGCGACCTCAGGGTCGACGTGGTGGACGGATTGCGGACGGACGTCGACGAACGGCTCCCGGCCGTGTTCGCGGACCTCGTGGCGGGTACTGACCGACCGTTCGTTCAGACGATATACGACCTCACGGTCCCCGAGATGGCGTTCGGCCGCGTCTGCCTGCTGGGGGACGCCGCGTTCGTCGCCCGACCGCACACCGCCGCCGGGACGGCGAAGGCCGCCGCCGACGGCGTCGAACTCGCGGCGACGCTCGACGGGAGCGACGTCGTCGGGTCGCTCCGTGACTGGGCGGCGTCACGCCTCGCGGCCGGTCGGCGACTCGTCGCACGGGGCCAGCGGATGGGGGACGACTACATGGACTGA
- a CDS encoding heavy metal translocating P-type ATPase, producing MTDEAPGSDTAPSGRGAAQSSGGRDPRRGRRQDADGEHHSSRGGPPEGSLDDETAVELTVPGMDCASCAKKVEASVRQLEGIDSVDPQVTSGRLLVGYDESETDADAISDRVEKAGYTVEASSGPRTAQFDVPDMDCASCAGKVENALGSVRGVRRYETRPTSGTVRVEFDERTVSRRRLVDAIEDAGYAVTNAEEDDAAGVGRPDSVWRSQRAVKTWISGAFVGLGLLFEFVLRGPNVEVLGVLGREVLLADVLFLVAVAVGGQTIVRNGYYSARNWNLDIDLLMSGAIVGALVASLGFGAALYFEAATLAFLFSVAELLERYSMDRTRDSLRELMDLSPDEATVRRDGTEVTVPVDDVRVGEVVLVRPGENVPMDGEVVNGESAVNQAPITGESVPVDKTTGDEVYAGTVNEGGYLEVKVTSEASDNTISRVVSMVEDAQSNKTDREQFVERFAHYYTPAVVSVALAAMVIPPLAFGADWVTWFVRGLTLIVLACPCAFVISTPVSVVSGITSAAKNGVLIKGGDHLEAMGEVDAVALDKTGTLTKGELVVTDVVPLNDNTEEDVLRCARGLETRSEHPIGEAIVAQADDRGVDDREVDGFESITGKGVRADLDGTPHFAGKPGLFEELGFDLSHVHATTEGGTVTTTSRHLCERNDCVDLLEGTVPRLQSEGKTVVLVGTDDELEGVIAVADELRPDAAAMVERLHDLGVAHVVMLTGDNERTANAIAEQVGVDDVRAELLPEEKVDAVEALQREYGTVAMVGDGINDAPALATADVGVAMGAAGTDTALETADIALMGDDLSRLPYLYDLSHRANGVIRQNIWTSLGAKAVLAVAVPFGLPIWAAVLFGDAGMTVGVTGNAMRLSRVRATPGESP from the coding sequence ATGACAGACGAGGCTCCCGGTTCCGATACGGCACCATCCGGGAGGGGGGCGGCGCAGTCTTCCGGCGGTCGTGACCCCCGTCGCGGCCGCAGGCAGGACGCCGACGGCGAGCACCACTCGTCGCGCGGGGGCCCTCCCGAGGGTAGTCTCGACGACGAGACGGCCGTCGAGTTGACGGTACCCGGCATGGACTGCGCGTCCTGTGCGAAGAAAGTCGAAGCGAGCGTTCGACAGCTCGAGGGAATCGACTCGGTCGACCCACAGGTGACGAGTGGGCGACTGCTCGTCGGCTACGACGAGTCCGAGACCGACGCCGACGCCATCAGCGACCGCGTCGAGAAAGCGGGGTACACGGTCGAGGCGAGTAGCGGACCGCGGACGGCCCAGTTCGACGTCCCGGACATGGACTGTGCCTCGTGTGCCGGGAAGGTCGAGAACGCCCTCGGGTCGGTTCGCGGTGTCAGGCGGTACGAGACGCGGCCGACGAGCGGGACCGTCCGGGTCGAGTTCGACGAGCGGACCGTCTCACGTCGTCGACTCGTCGACGCCATCGAGGACGCGGGGTACGCCGTGACGAACGCCGAGGAGGACGACGCGGCAGGGGTGGGCCGGCCGGACAGCGTCTGGCGAAGCCAGCGGGCCGTCAAGACGTGGATCAGCGGGGCGTTCGTCGGCCTCGGCCTCCTCTTCGAGTTCGTCCTTCGAGGACCGAACGTCGAGGTACTGGGCGTCCTCGGTCGAGAGGTACTCCTCGCGGACGTACTCTTCCTGGTCGCGGTCGCGGTCGGTGGCCAGACCATCGTCCGCAACGGCTACTACTCCGCACGTAACTGGAACCTCGACATCGACCTCCTGATGAGCGGTGCGATCGTCGGCGCGCTCGTCGCGAGCCTGGGCTTCGGCGCAGCGCTGTACTTCGAGGCCGCGACGCTCGCGTTCCTGTTCAGCGTCGCCGAGTTGCTCGAACGCTACTCGATGGACAGGACCCGCGACTCCCTCCGCGAACTGATGGACCTCTCACCCGACGAGGCGACGGTCCGTCGCGATGGAACCGAGGTGACCGTTCCGGTCGACGACGTCCGGGTCGGCGAGGTCGTCCTCGTCCGCCCGGGCGAGAACGTCCCGATGGACGGCGAGGTCGTCAACGGCGAGAGCGCGGTCAACCAGGCGCCCATCACGGGCGAGTCCGTCCCCGTCGACAAGACGACCGGCGACGAGGTGTACGCCGGAACCGTCAACGAAGGGGGGTACCTCGAGGTGAAGGTGACCAGCGAGGCGAGCGACAACACCATCTCGCGGGTGGTCTCGATGGTCGAGGACGCCCAGTCCAACAAGACCGACCGCGAGCAGTTCGTCGAGCGGTTCGCGCACTACTACACGCCCGCCGTCGTCAGCGTCGCGCTCGCAGCGATGGTGATTCCGCCGCTCGCGTTCGGTGCGGACTGGGTGACGTGGTTCGTCCGCGGGCTGACGCTCATCGTCCTCGCCTGTCCGTGTGCGTTCGTCATCTCGACGCCCGTCTCGGTCGTCTCGGGTATCACCAGCGCCGCGAAGAACGGCGTCCTCATCAAGGGCGGCGACCACCTCGAAGCGATGGGCGAGGTCGACGCCGTGGCCCTCGACAAGACGGGCACCCTCACGAAGGGGGAACTCGTCGTCACCGACGTCGTCCCGCTCAACGACAACACCGAGGAGGACGTGTTACGGTGTGCGCGCGGCCTCGAGACCCGGTCGGAACACCCCATCGGCGAGGCCATCGTCGCACAGGCCGACGACCGCGGCGTCGACGACCGCGAGGTCGACGGCTTCGAGAGCATCACCGGCAAGGGCGTCCGGGCGGACCTCGACGGGACACCCCACTTCGCCGGCAAACCGGGCCTGTTCGAGGAACTGGGCTTCGACCTCTCGCACGTTCACGCGACGACCGAAGGGGGAACGGTCACGACGACGAGCCGGCACCTCTGCGAGCGCAACGACTGCGTCGACCTGCTCGAGGGGACGGTCCCAAGGCTCCAGTCGGAGGGCAAGACCGTCGTGCTGGTCGGGACCGACGACGAACTGGAGGGCGTCATCGCCGTCGCCGACGAGCTCCGTCCCGACGCCGCTGCGATGGTCGAACGACTCCACGACCTCGGCGTCGCACACGTCGTCATGCTCACCGGCGACAACGAACGGACCGCGAACGCCATCGCCGAGCAGGTCGGCGTCGACGACGTGCGCGCGGAACTCCTCCCCGAGGAGAAGGTCGACGCGGTCGAGGCGCTCCAGCGCGAGTACGGCACCGTCGCGATGGTCGGTGACGGCATCAACGACGCGCCCGCGCTCGCGACCGCCGACGTCGGCGTCGCGATGGGGGCGGCCGGGACCGACACCGCCCTCGAAACCGCCGACATCGCGTTGATGGGCGACGACCTCTCGCGACTGCCGTACCTCTACGACCTCTCGCACCGGGCCAACGGGGTCATCCGGCAGAACATCTGGACGAGCCTCGGGGCGAAAGCGGTGCTCGCCGTCGCCGTCCCGTTCGGCCTGCCCATCTGGGCGGCCGTGCTGTTCGGCGACGCCGGGATGACCGTCGGCGTCACCGGGAACGCGATGCGGCTGTCGCGGGTTCGCGCCACGCCCGGTGAGTCGCCCTGA
- a CDS encoding flavin reductase family protein, with amino-acid sequence MQEFPVRDLSARANSRIVKSAVTPRPIGWVSTTSVEGVDNLAPFSCYNYVSSERPVLMFSANARDTGERKDTARNALETGAFVVNVVTEGVAEQMDRTSADLPPDESEFDAFGVERAPSTHVTPPRVADAVINIECTYRESVEIHDRTVVFGDVETFHVSEAVLVDGDLSMEALDTVGRLGGPYYTSIDRMELTRQF; translated from the coding sequence ATGCAGGAGTTCCCGGTGCGCGACCTCAGCGCGCGAGCGAACAGCCGTATCGTCAAGTCGGCGGTCACCCCCCGTCCCATCGGGTGGGTGAGTACGACGAGCGTCGAGGGAGTGGACAACCTCGCCCCGTTCAGCTGTTACAACTACGTCTCGTCCGAACGGCCCGTGCTGATGTTCAGCGCGAACGCCCGTGACACCGGTGAGCGGAAAGACACCGCCAGGAACGCGCTCGAGACCGGGGCGTTCGTTGTCAACGTCGTCACCGAAGGGGTCGCAGAGCAGATGGACCGGACCTCGGCGGACCTCCCGCCGGACGAGAGCGAGTTCGACGCCTTCGGCGTCGAGCGGGCACCGTCGACGCACGTCACGCCGCCCCGCGTCGCGGACGCCGTCATCAACATCGAGTGTACGTACCGGGAGTCCGTCGAGATACACGACCGCACGGTCGTCTTCGGGGACGTCGAGACGTTTCACGTTTCGGAGGCGGTGCTGGTCGACGGCGACCTCTCGATGGAGGCGCTCGACACGGTCGGTCGCCTCGGCGGACCGTACTACACGAGCATCGACCGGATGGAGCTGACCAGGCAGTTCTGA
- a CDS encoding pyridoxal phosphate-dependent aminotransferase, with amino-acid sequence MPDPSTLPRPIGSERVTGMRESVIREMTREAHRHDAINLAQGIPDEDETPHRVKQAAKDAIDTSSQYTITWGLPELREAVSGRYADWKGVSYDPVTEVTVTTGTSEAVVATLLSLCDPGDGVIYFEPTYESYIPAVQFAGGRPVPLDITDGLEVDAEALRGAATEASLLLLNHPHNPTGTVFTPSELEVIAEVAVAEDLVVVTDEIYEHIVYTDDYVSPVEVDGLAERTVVCTGLSKTYSVTGWRVGFALAPEPLSAELRKVHDYTSICAPTPFQVAGVEALSLPDGYYADLAASYERRRDTLYDGLRDVGLDPVEPDGAYYMLTRYPGDVDDTEFALRLVREAGVAVVPGSSFYTDGTADWVRFTFSRNEATIEEALARLDEHRFW; translated from the coding sequence ATGCCGGACCCATCCACGCTCCCCCGTCCGATCGGCAGCGAACGCGTCACCGGGATGCGCGAGTCCGTCATCCGGGAGATGACGCGCGAGGCGCACCGACACGACGCCATCAACCTCGCGCAGGGGATACCCGACGAGGACGAGACCCCGCACCGGGTGAAACAGGCCGCGAAGGACGCGATCGACACGTCGAGTCAGTACACGATAACCTGGGGCCTCCCGGAACTCCGCGAGGCGGTCTCGGGACGCTACGCCGACTGGAAGGGCGTCTCGTACGACCCGGTCACCGAGGTCACCGTCACCACCGGGACGAGCGAAGCGGTCGTCGCCACGCTCCTCTCGCTCTGTGACCCCGGCGACGGCGTCATCTACTTCGAACCGACCTACGAGAGCTACATCCCCGCCGTCCAGTTCGCGGGGGGCCGTCCCGTCCCGCTCGACATCACGGACGGTCTCGAAGTGGACGCGGAGGCGCTCCGTGGCGCCGCGACGGAGGCCTCCCTCCTGCTCCTCAACCATCCCCATAACCCGACGGGGACGGTCTTCACGCCGAGCGAACTCGAGGTGATCGCCGAGGTCGCGGTCGCGGAGGACCTCGTCGTCGTCACGGACGAGATCTACGAGCACATCGTCTACACGGACGACTACGTCAGTCCCGTCGAAGTCGACGGCCTCGCCGAGCGGACGGTCGTCTGTACGGGTCTCTCCAAGACCTACTCCGTGACCGGGTGGCGCGTCGGGTTCGCGCTCGCACCCGAACCCCTCTCCGCCGAACTCCGCAAGGTCCACGACTACACGAGCATCTGTGCTCCGACCCCCTTCCAGGTGGCCGGCGTCGAGGCGCTCTCGCTCCCCGACGGGTACTACGCCGACCTCGCGGCGTCGTACGAGCGCCGGCGAGACACGCTGTACGACGGCCTCCGGGACGTCGGCCTGGACCCCGTCGAACCGGACGGCGCGTACTACATGCTCACGCGCTACCCCGGCGACGTCGACGACACCGAGTTCGCGCTCCGCCTCGTTCGAGAGGCGGGCGTCGCGGTCGTCCCCGGGAGCAGTTTCTACACGGACGGGACCGCGGACTGGGTCCGCTTCACCTTCTCGCGGAACGAGGCCACCATCGAGGAGGCGCTCGCCCGCCTCGACGAACACCGCTTCTGGTAG